In bacterium YEK0313, one genomic interval encodes:
- the cmpB_1 gene encoding Bicarbonate transport system permease protein CmpB encodes MEALFDALLSWWPIALIAATIGYVVLLLARVVTEPALDRSKLSLQLAPLVCTAGTFLVWELFCRLFGISTFILPAPSHITLALWEFRRQIGVHSFHTAWMTLAGFGLAVAFGILLGLLLGASRFFYAGFYPLLVGFNSVPKVAVVPILVIWFGVGWLPAVLTAFMISFFPIVVNVATGLATIEPEVEDVLKALGASKMQIMTKVGIPRSLPYFFGSLKVAITLAYVGSVIAEYNASRFGIGNLMARASADFNVPLLFAALIALAVLGVAMYMATVWLENRMTGWAQRSSFAAT; translated from the coding sequence ATGGAGGCTCTGTTCGACGCCCTCTTGTCCTGGTGGCCGATCGCCCTGATCGCCGCCACCATCGGCTATGTCGTGCTGCTGCTCGCGCGCGTCGTCACGGAACCGGCGCTCGACCGGTCCAAACTGTCGCTGCAGCTCGCGCCGCTCGTCTGCACCGCCGGCACCTTTCTCGTCTGGGAACTGTTCTGCCGGCTCTTCGGCATTTCCACCTTCATCCTGCCGGCGCCGAGCCATATCACGCTCGCCTTGTGGGAGTTCCGCCGCCAGATCGGCGTCCATTCCTTTCACACGGCCTGGATGACGCTCGCCGGCTTCGGCCTGGCGGTCGCCTTCGGCATCCTGCTCGGCCTGCTGCTCGGCGCGAGCCGGTTCTTCTATGCCGGCTTCTATCCCCTGCTCGTCGGCTTCAATTCGGTGCCGAAGGTCGCGGTCGTGCCGATCCTGGTGATCTGGTTCGGCGTCGGTTGGCTGCCGGCCGTGCTCACCGCCTTCATGATCTCGTTCTTTCCGATCGTGGTGAACGTCGCCACCGGCCTTGCCACCATCGAGCCGGAGGTCGAGGACGTGCTGAAAGCGCTCGGCGCCTCCAAGATGCAGATCATGACCAAGGTCGGCATCCCCCGCTCGCTGCCCTATTTTTTCGGCTCGCTGAAGGTTGCCATCACGCTCGCCTATGTCGGCTCGGTGATCGCCGAATACAACGCTTCGCGCTTCGGCATCGGCAATCTGATGGCGCGCGCCTCGGCCGATTTCAACGTGCCGCTGCTGTTCGCCGCCCTGATCGCCCTCGCGGTCCTCGGCGTCGCCATGTACATGGCGACCGTCTGGCTGGAGAACCGTATGACCGGCTGGGCCCAGCGTTCGTCCTTCGCCGCCACCTGA